The Nitrosopumilus sp. b3 sequence ATGCTGAAAGAAGTATTTTACAAACTGCAAATATTACAACATCTTGAGGTAATTTGATTGAGTCTAAAAATAATTTTCTTTGTAGGCGTTTTGATTATTGCTATATCGGCAATTGGTTTGGGTGCAAACTTGGATACCTCAAGTACATTTAACAAAATTGGCAGTGATGATAATGTCTCAATTGGATTGTCTACTGCAGATATTACAAATATAGTGCATTCTACAAGCGGTTCAGATATTGACTCTTCAACAATCACTGTGAGAAATACTGATAGTGTTTCCCATTCCTATCAAATCTGTGTAATTACAAAAGCTGGAGCTTCAATTAGTGACACTGTGGGTACTAGTTCTGATTGCACTACAACTACTATATCTTCAAGTGGTACAGGTTCAGCTGTTATTACTTTTACAAACCCTCTAAGTAAAACCAGTGTGGATTTTGCTGAAATCTCCATACAAGAAATTACTTAGAATATAATTTTTCTTTAAACTTAAAAAATAAATTCTATAAGTCAGAAAAATTCTTCTATTCAAATATTTATCCTAATTCTTGAATTGCTATGGATATGTCTACAAGTTCACTAACTTTTACACCTGTATCAAAATCAATAAAATGATTGACTGATTTTTTATTGGTATCTATTATTTCAGTACTTGCGCATGCAAGAGGACTATCTAATGATGGTGTGAATTTTTCTAATGGTCCTTGGACGATAGTACAAATTTCAAAAGATTGTGCTATATTGCCATCATTTACAACCGAAAAACCAATACCGCTAATTTCAATAACACCATCTGATGAAACTCTTTTTATCCATGAAAAATCTTCAATATGTCCACGTGGAGTTAGTAATGATTTTTCCTCCAATTCTGAATTTGAAAATGATTGAGTCAGAATTGATTCATCTGCTATAGCCATTGATATTGTAGCAATGATTAGAATGATGGCAAGAACGCCATACATAATATATTTTTGAAAATCTAAATTTCTTAGTTTTTTATGTCTTATACTCTGGAAGAGATTTTTATCTATGAAATAATTGGTCATCTTTGTTCTCAATTTATTATGAGATAATGAGTATTATTGGGCATGGAAAATAATCTGCATAATAACTTCCATTATGGAAGTAATTGGTAATCCTACATTTGAAAACGGGCCTTGACTTTGGTTAAAAACTGAGTGGAATCAATTGATTTTCATTTATAATATTCATTAAAATTGGAATGGTGTTTATTGCACTTATTACTTGAAGTACTAGTAACATAATTCCTCCTAAAGCAAAAATTAACTTTAACGGTTTTATATCATCGCTTTTGTTATTTTGAATTTTTCTTGAAAATAAATAGAGCATTATAAATGCCATAACTAGCAAACCAAAAGAAATAGAATTTGCAATTGATGGCTCAAGATAATTTGAAAATGGTATGTTCATTGTTTTAGCTAATCTGATATCGAATCCTAACACTACTTGAGTTAATACATAATTTATTAATGCTGAAATAATTCCAGTTTTATAAATTACAAAGTTCTCAGTTTGTCTTTTCTTGTTTGTTTTGTTTTTCTTTTTAGAAAACATTGCCAGTGCCCATATCCCAAAAATTGAAA is a genomic window containing:
- a CDS encoding signal peptidase I translates to MNHKKLKVILLLLLLPLVIYFWPVQLYGDTTYILLVGNSMYPVIESGTFVVLKQEQEYFLGDIIGFVNEDDKNVVHRIVEQTDQGFITKGDNNRRNDPGVIPVNEVIGRTVFVIPYVGFTTLFLQTPIGISIFGIWALAMFSKKKNKTNKKRQTENFVIYKTGIISALINYVLTQVVLGFDIRLAKTMNIPFSNYLEPSIANSISFGLLVMAFIMLYLFSRKIQNNKSDDIKPLKLIFALGGIMLLVLQVISAINTIPILMNIINENQLIPLSF